TCCTGTTCTCATCTCACCTTGTCAGCAGCTGCCAGCAAATCATCAGCCATTTTGTCGAGGTTCGGAGCCTTCCCCGTGTAAATGAAGCACATCATTTCCTTAAAAACTTCAGGCTCCACATCATTGATTTCAACCCGATTCTATgccaaagaaactaaaaatgagaAACATTCCAACAGAACAAAATCCCTAAACAATTTTCATGATTTTAAGCTCTGATGAAGAGAGGAGCTCATACCATTTTAAACCTAACACGAATGGAAAAGTTCTCTTTGCCTTATTTGATTGTAATAGCCTTTTCTCCCATCATATGTACCACCTTTGTTTTCTCAAATACAATAGCAAGACAACTATACCTTTGatttttcacctttcttttccTCAGTAGAAACACATGTCTAATACCCTCACCCAAGACTATTTGGATGACCTGCCTGGAATAGTGTTTCTGCTTTACCTAGAATGCTTACAGACTACCTCTCTCTGCTCTCAGAAATTGTCTGTtcggggaactctactccattTGAATAAcataataagacaaaaaaaaaaacccaggaaaataAATCTGCTGCCAAATTGGGAAATGATCTGATTCTAGCCACCTAGCTAAAAAGACATATCTCTATCCTGTTACATACCTTTTTGCTTTCCTCCATTTCATGTTCAAACATGGCACTAAAAACTGGAGAACGAGCTACAAagtgaaaggaaaacagagacagaTATGGTTATCACACCAAAATCTCTTGGTTCTTCTGTTATGAAGAagagatcattttctttttttcttttttggccacaccacgtggtttgtgggatcttagttccctgaccagggattgaacctgggccaatggcagtgaaagcgccgagtcctaaccactggaccgccagggaactccagAAGAAGAGATCATTTTCCTTCCTGTCCCACTACTACAGAAATGGTCTTTTACATCAAATTATGCCAGAAttataaaattactttctttttatattatacaGTAAgtgaataattattatataatacatagggaaaataagaaatcacttctttcaaaataatttattggcTTCATTCCAACCATTCATATTTCAAGGAGATTACTCAAATTACCTATGTTAGATGACAATGATATCCTCTGAGTAGATCTTGGGGTTCAAATGGAAGGTCCTTCATGGTCTAAGCAGGGTGTCCTAATACCTGCATTTCTGCCTGGAACAATGATACCTACTTCCTCCGCTTCCAGGGACCACACAGCAAGGAGGTCAAGAACAGGGCTCAATGGCATCCGTTAGCTAGGTGAAGTGCAGGCTTATTTATGGCAGGCTGTCTGTTCCTCCAAGCCATGCATTATCGACAGAGATGATAATGCCCCAAAGAGGTGACAGCAATCTTAGGTATCACAGTCATTTGTGGCCCTTCAGATCTTAACCCAACTAGACAAGATCTTACTCCTTAGTACTTAGTGTCTTAATTTTTTCCTTAGGGCTGGgaataatgaaaaaaaggttCAGAAACAGTGTTCTAAGCCATGCCCATTCTAGTCTAATGAACACCGTGAAGAAGAAGTAAACTTAATTTCAACATGAAAGTAATAAAACGGCTAAGAACTCAAATTTTATCAGGTCCAATAAATCAGGGGTTTGGGTGAAAGTTGAGACTACCAATCTCTACCTAAGAGAGGAGGGACAGATGGAATATATAGAAGGAGTTTCAGCTAACAGGCACCTGGAACTTTGACCTAATTTATGTCAGAAAGGACTAATTTTAGATTGGCCATTTTCTAACCATATAATCTTGGGCAAATCACGTAACCCTCTGAACcttaatattttaatctattcCAAAAGAATATCAGTTCTCATTGTTCTTATCTCTGAAAGGCTATAGACTATAAGGTACTATATAAATACATTACAGAAGCTGAAGACTAAAGGGCTGGTGCTTTTAATAAAGAGGGAAGGGTCCAAAGCAGCAATATGCCTAGAGGGATCAGTGGATAGAGAGAAGCTGATGttattagaataaataaaataatctaggGAGGCTAAAGTAGAGTGAAAAGAGAACTAAGGCAGACCCTTAGGGAATAACAGTGTTTAAAGGGATGGGTGAAGAAGAGGGAGGCCACACATTAGAAGTAGCCAGAGAGCCAGCCAGAGAAACCAGAAGAAAGGAGTCAAATAATATATAAACTAGAGTCCCTCAAATTTAGGAACTAGCAGGTCATGTAACTTTGGAAAACCGCTTTTGTGGCATGGAGGCAAACTGAGGATAAGTGGGAGGAAAGAATAGAGGGAATGAATATGTCAACTCAAGAAACTTAGCTctggaaaataaagagagaattaaCTAGAGGGAGAAGCTTGAGCGTGTTTACAGGCTGAGCGTGAACAGGCAACAGGAGAAATAGATGGCAACGATACCGGAGAACACGGGTCTAATCGGCAGAGTAAGGCTTCTGAGAAGGCAGCACGAAACAGAACAACAGTAGAAAGTAGTCTGCTTTGGACACGAAGAACACCTCCTCCACTGAGAATGCAGAGAAAATGCAAGTGAGAGGCAAGAGCCAAGGGAGAAGGGCCTTGATTTTCTCTTGGAAGAAGTAGCAAGGTCATCTTTTAGGAGCTGGAGATTAAAGGAGAGTGGTAAAGGTGTGAAGTGTCTGTtgttgaggaaaagaaaaggcgCTGACTACGCATCTTTAGAAAGAGGTCTCGGCAGTGCCGAGGGCCTAGCTGAGCACAGAGGCGCGAACACAAGAGTTAATGACGTCCTTTAGCAAGTCTCAGTGACACCTAGTTGAGAGAGGGATCAGGAAGATGGTCAGACTGAGCCAGACAGAGGTTTTGCCAGGTGTGTACTTTAAAATGGCAGGGCTGATGGTCTTGGTAAGAAACCTGTTACCTGACGGTTCGTGTGATTTCCTCTTACATCTCTTGGCCTGAATATAATTTTGTGGCTGAAAGCTATGCTTCCCTGTGAGGTAAGGCCATCAGTCTGCCTTAACAGTTCCTGCTGTGTGTCAGTCTTTCTGGTCTTAAAGACCAAGGGCCTATGACTAGAACAAGACCTGATCTTCCACGTCACAGGCAACATTCTCATTCTTCTAGTACGTTTGTTTGGAAGAGAGGGCTAAGACCTCCAGGGCTGGGGATTCGGCTATGTGGTGGTTTAGTCCTGAGCCCAGAATCCTCATTACATCCTAAGTCCCTGTCTAGGGGCGGATACCTGCTCTTAACCAGTGTTTTGACATCTAACCTCCAGGTGCAAAGGCATCCAATACACATCATCATCCATTCCTTGAAAATGATGGCCTAAGTCcactacagagagaaaaaaagaagtagcaTTTTTATGGAGAGTAGCCTTTTTGGTTTTGACAACTAATGTCaccacaatataaaaatatatttagctgCAGTTTTTTTGGACTAGTTCAAAAAGTTGAAGTTATTCAAAAGGTGATTCCGCAGCCTACTGTTCTTCCTTGTTTAACCACAACTAAAGCTCCCCATGAATAAATACCAACCTGCTAAGATAGCTTTGTGAGCCTGGAATTCCTGGCCAGCGACACACAAACAACAGTCTGTGAACCGGGAATTCTCCCACAGTCCTCCTAACTCATCCGCCAACCGGCACTCAGGAACCTTCACCATATTCATGGTGTTCTGGCCAGAAATGTTGACAGAATCTTGCACCACACTCACCTGTGAAAGATAAGAAAACACAGTCCAAAGCTTTCGTTACCAGGAATTTTCTTCCCAGCAGGAGGAGAGATGACTTTTACCTTGTTGTTATAGTACATTTAGAAGCTGACGTTAGGCATATTCTCCTGAAACCACCTCCACAAATGAAGTCTTTAACCTCTGGATCAAGTAATTTCCAAACTCTCATGATCATACTTATTCTACACCATCTCAGGACAATAAGGAGAGAGCCCCACAAATCTCCTTCTCTTCCAAACTTCTAATAagctcctccttccctgccctgaaGACCTGGGCGAGACCACCAGAgggaaaaaactgacaaaaacaaatgttaaacCTCAAGTATTTACCTTATTCTGCCTTAAGCAAAAGGTTAAATACAAGGAACTCTATAGAAACTACCATTTAAACTAAACTCTCCAGAGAAAAGACTCTAATAAGCCTAAAAGCACTTCACTTTTTTCAGTTAGGTctggaacataaaaataaaatgcagcttCCGTAGGGCCTGGTAAATAACTGGCATTTCCTCACAAATGTTAGTTTAATGAACAGGACTGGGCCTGCAAGATCTTGCGTAGTGATAACTGGGTGGGTATCCCACACCATTTATACCCTTACTCAAGTCATTGGTGACAATGACATACAAGATGACTGGCTCCAGCTGGGCATGCACTTACAGCTTTGGAACAGAATGACGACAACGGGTTTAATAGAGGAATCCAACTTGCCGTTTGGCTTCAGCAGCAGCATGGTTTGACCAGCTGAATTAACTGTTCAGTCTAGAGAAAAACCCTGGTAACTTCTAGATGGATCAGCGAAGCTCAAAGAAGTTTGCCAGGATACAAAATACAAGGATTTATAAACCATATAAcatcataaaataaatgtaaattaccaAACTGAAGATGAGACCGAACGGATCAGTCTTCTGCCTGACAACCCTGGCTATGCTTCCTCCCCTGTATCACATTAGGTTAGAAATGTTCAAATGAAAGCAGAACTCACAAACCTTGAGAATCAGCTCCCCACTCTTGCTATTCCTATGAGTTAGATGAGAAAGACAGCTGAGGAGCATCCTAAATGACCCAAATTTCTTTTAACCTTCAAGAGGCAAGTCAGCCCTTCCTTAAATGCAGTCATAAACCCAGAAGCAAAGTGAATGCCCCATCCAAGTGACCTGTAGTCCCTTCTGTGTAGGAGTGAGATACTTACTATCAGGTCACgaagtttatttgtttgtttaaagctATAGCTGTTACGGTCTTGAGCAATGAAGCAACCAAGCTAATGAACTATGAATGCGCTTAGCATGTAGCACATTCATCAGAGCCAGGgtataacattattttaatagcCCAGGGCCCAACACAAACCACCCCAACAGAGATCGTCCCATGTAAGATCTCTAATTTGGTTCAGCAACTTTCTCATATTAACACCCGTACTTCTTTGATATAATATCAACACCGAAAGTAGAAGTAGCCTACTTCCAGTTTTAGCTTCAAAATACTGCTgatttaaaaacagacaaacaaaacaccaAGGAAAAGACCAATTAAATCCAGCTTCCTCATAGGGAAAGGCAGGAATCGCTTGGGATGGCCAACGAAGGGAATGGAGAACGCTTTTGGCACTGGGTTCCTAAGCTTGAATTAAACCAGGCTGACAGGAGCCCAAAGTCATTAACACTTGATGGCAATCTACTAGACTGGGTAAAATGAACTGGCAAGAGCCAAGCTGATTTTCAAACTGTGGTGACCAGTGGACTCTGTGCTGGTTGCACGTGCACTTGGTACTGAGTGCGGCCCAAAGACTGTGACTCCTCTCACTGGGGCAATTCCTCTCTTCAGACACAGACAGGAACACAGCAGGAAGGAGAATGTACCTTTACTGTCTGAGCCAGACTTGTTCTGCAGATATATGGATGCCTGGAGTCTCCAGAGCTCTGAATGTCTGGCACCTCTTACCAACATTAAATAcgcttaattaaaaataaattttaaatggcatACACAAATGAGTCTTCAGAGCCCAAACTTTTAACTTAGAAAGGGATTGTTTTCCTCTGCAAATGATGATGCTAAAATGATACCATTTTGAGAAaaactaaagatttttttttaatgcctataAAGTTGACTACGGAGACTCATTCAAAATTGCAGCTGTGAAGATGACGTGACTGTGACATTTATGTCTTAGAAATGACTGCATGAAAATGTCTCAGGAAGGCTCTATAACCCTCTAAATTTCAAGTTGTAAAAGGGCCTCACTTTTAAAGtcaattccttttcttaaaaaagaaaatttcataaaagacataaaatttcaTAAAAGATTGTGCCATTTCTTGTTTACTTTGTCTAAGCATAGAATGTCAAGGTAAAACcactagaaatatatttttaatttctgtataattaaaacaatcaagaaaaaataaacagacagcATATAGGTTGTTTATAGCAGCAGCACTATTTCTAATCAAAAGACTAgcaacaaactaaatgtccatcaggggacttccctggtggtccagtggttaagaatccgccttccaatgcaagggacgtgggttcgatccctggtcaggcagctaagatcccgcatgccacagggcaactaagcccgcgcgccgcaactactgacccggcatgctctggagcccacacgctacaactagagagcctatgtgttgcaactactgagcccgtgcgccacaactagagaagccacacgtgccacaactagagaagcccacgcaccgcaactaagacccaaagcagccaactaaataaatattaaaaagaaataaataaatgtccatcagcaagagaatgaataaacaaaccgATCAACTGTCGTGTGAATATACAACAAACTACTGTACAGCACTAAAAATCAAGAATTATAGGTACATtcacaatataaataaattttagaaacataaTATGAAAGCAGCAAGTCCTAGATGACTACATACACCCTGACACTATTTTCATAAAGCTCAAAAACAAGCGAACCTAAACAATATATCGTTCAGGCATGCAAATAACGAACAAGGGATGATAAACAATTCAAAAGTGCTGTTTATTATCATCATCTGAGTAGGGAGACAACAGGTCTAAGGGACAGGGGAGAAGCATATATAGGTCAGTTCTCAGTTATTGGTGATGTTGCTGGGTTGGGTGGTAGGTTTACTACATTAGCATGTTTTATAACCTATAATGATAATACATATTTAATCACCAGTTTTGTAGGTCAAGATCAAATattattagcattttcataagttCAACTAATACATCCAAATAATCCatttaaaagatgataaaaagaaaaattagtagacccacatatttaaaatttggcAAAAATACATATTCCCAGGCTTTGAACGGATATTCTGTGTTTGATAAGGAAAGAGATGTTTTAAGAGttaactaggggcttccctggtggcgcagtggttgagagtccgcctgccgatgcaggggacacgggttcgtgccccggtccgggaggatcccacatgccgcggagcggctgggcccgtgagccatggccgctgagcctgtgcgtccggagcctgtgctccgcgacgggagatgccacaacagtgagaggcccgcgtaccacaaaaaaaaaaaagaagagttaacTAGTATTGAGATATTTCATATTTGGTACTTCATATTTCATATGGTATTTAATATTTCAACTTTAATTGCAACATTACAAAGGCACTGGAATCTTCTACCTGTCAGAGGCATATATACACTGACGGTggaatacatgtatatttattgcTAACAGCTACTTGTTTTCAatacaaataagtggaaagaagATCAATAGAAGCTGAAACATTTCAAGTAGATTTTCTGTGGTCCAAATTGttacagagaaaattaaaagtgtaAAGCTTTCATGATTCTCTCtttcattaccaaaaaaaaacttGGTAGAGCCCGTTTCCTTGGGTAAATGGCATCCAGCTTCACTTAGTGTAGCACAGCAGACTAGAGATGGAAAATGGAGAGCTGACACAGCCCTGACACTAATTTGCTGTACAATGCTAGTAAACTTACCTGACCTCCTTAGGCACTGCTTCTCTCCCCAGTAAcatgaaatgaagagaaaagaacGAACCTAGCTCAAAGGATTGTGATAAGAGACAATTAAGGGAATGCGTTAACTAAGCGACATCATCTTGGAAGAACTGCCACACTTCCTAAAAGTCAGACAGGAAGATCACTGAGGCTCAAAAGTGAACCCAGTACAGCGCATTACAAACAAGACTACTCAGTCGGCATTTTTCAGAGTTTCATTAACGGTTTTGCCACTGAAATACAGCCCAAACACACAAATGTGTGATTCTCAGTCTTTCACCTTCGGATTCTCTCTTGTGGCCTCTGGGAACAGACCAAAAATATCCACAAAACAACTGTACTTATTACTTACATCAGGACAGGACAGAAGTGCCTGGGCCAAAGACTGAGTAAGGAATGGAACAGTGGAGTACTCATAACCTAAATTTGTATGTGGACATCAACTTCTTATATAAAGGCCtctaaattataagaaaatactaactaaaccaataataaataaaatataaataggaacaaaataaatttgtttataaatattctaTTGATAGAGGTGGCACAGGTCAGAAGGATAGAATTTGTACCAAAGGACGATCCAGCTCTAAAATGCACTAAGAACTTAGATGAGCTGCAGACATTTTTAAAACCCACACATTCAAAACACACCCCCACGCAACTGTCTTGCAATGCTGAATGCTACTAAGTCCACAGAGAGCCTTGGAACAGAAACGAGTCTCACTAGGCACAAGCCCAAGAACGAGAAGCAACACTCAGCACCTGTGGCCAACGGAGAAGTGTGAGAGGAACAGATGGCACACCTGGTCCGATGGTAAGAAACCGATGGCATCAGCAGAACCCAACAGACGTTTCCCTGTTCAACATCTCCTCGTTTCCAAAGTGTCATCTCACTTCCCTTCTAAGTCAGTAAGGCATTTCTAAAGTTAACCACAGGATTTCTCCTAAGAGAATTTCATATGGGGAAGCAAAGAGAGAGTGCACCTCGGACTTAACTACAGGATGAGAGATTGCCAAGTGAGGGCAGGCCAACTGGTTTCCAAATCAAGAATGTCAATACAAGGGCTGGAGCAGATGGAATGGATCTGGTGATGGTATAGAGGGGAAGCATGCAAGAAAAGGCTGGACCCACTGTGGACTTGAAAATGCTACAGTAAAGGTTTTGGTGTTGCCTAAAGCACCAGATGCATTATTTAGAGGCGATTTCTCTTCCTTCAGAGAGCAGTTCAAAAATTGGCTTTCATTTCCAACAGAAATTAGAGTTTTCcactcttctaatttttttctgaaatataggATCTCTAAGGTGGCTGAATATTAAATTGATGGTTTGTTTATGTAACATCCAACATCACATAAAGCCACCTAACTGTTCTCATTTCTCCACCTGGGCCACTGAGTATGATCTATAACTACTTGGATTTATGTAGAATTCAAATTCCAAGTCCATCAGACAAAAAACAACtgcaaaattttatgtatttttacagACGCCATCACTctagtatttccttcttttacttagcaattaaaaaggagaaaaggtagCTATTATGCAAactatattttatgtattcagtgtgatattttaataaactatAGCTCCCAAATTTCCTAATCACCAGCAACTATTCCGTGGAAATATTCAATGAGCTGTGACTTGGAAAAGAAGCTGGCTACTGCTGGCCAGGCCTCGTCTACAAAGGGGCAAGGTTCCTAAGGGACACCTTTCCCACTGTGCAGGCGGTGATATGTCTATTATTTGACAGAGCACACTGCTAGCTGGGGAACTTGCCTGCACCTTCCCCATGCCCCAGTGGTCATTTTCATAAAGTGGTGTTGCTCAGGAAGCAGCTCCTTGACCATACGATGTACAGGGAATGCCAACATCCCAGCTGACTGGaggttttattcatttcttacaCTGTGAGCTTAtgagtatttatatatgtattggtAACAGCATGAAATGACCAATTTGTATATACTCACTAAAGAAACCATTTTTCAACTCACTCTCAGTTTGGGAATTTTACTTCAAGGCTTCTCCTATAAACCTGAAAAAGGCTCTTTAGGTCGTTGGGGAGAAAAGGACTCTCCTAACTGACTACAGATAACTCTCTTAGCTAACTATGAGTTAGAGAGCTTTAACCTTTTTAACCTTCACTCTAGAAAAAATGGTTCTCACCTTCCTATTTCACAATTACCAGCAAGACAAACTGGAGACACTCAACAACCGGTAAGAGTCATTTAGTTcgaaaagcagaaaaggaaagtgCTCTATCAAACACATGTGGACTTCATACTCAAGGAGGAGCCAGAAAGCTCAAGGAACAAATACATTTACATATCTAGTTGCTGGTCATTCTCCTCAGCTTGAAGTTAACAGTCCTTCCAAATGCTTTCTGAAAAAATCCACAAGGAAAAAGCCAGAATTCTGACGCAAGCAGCTAAAAAATCACACATACCAAGATAGTGCACAACCTTTGCTTTTAAGAAAGTAACAGGTGGAGAGCTGAGATGCCCAACAACCTTGAAATCACGGCACACCTTTTCAGTCAGTCACACAAATCGCATTTGTGCAGCACCACTCCACTTGGGGATTTTTCTCACTCACCATCCTTGATACAATACAATTACGTCTACTGATACCCATCAGGTCTGGGAATTGCTACTCTCACAGCGGGGCAAAAGGACTCACCTCACAGAAGAGGGTAAGCTTGTCATCAGGGAGAAGCCCATTGGCCTCATCCAAGAGAAAATCTCTACGGATGAATTTTTTGAATCCCCAGTCTTTGCCTTGCACAAACCTATATGCCCGTTGACTCTctggagtggaaaaaaaaaaaaagttatatttaggATTACTCAAAAAACCGTATCAAATCCACAATTTGTCAATATATAAAGTTGCCAGATGTGAAAATAAAGAGTCGAACAAAGATAACATTTACCCATAGCTTTGGTTTCTTCTCCCTTGGCATTCAGGATGGAGAATTTGAATTTTGCTCGAACTTCACTCTTTGGACAGCTGACCAGTAACAGGTAAAGTGACAGGTAATCTTTGCTCTCTTCATCTAGCCCTTTTGGGTTTACCCGCAAACACCtacccaaaacagaaaaaaaaaatgtcgaaAGCATCCATGTTTGTAGGCTCATTAAAGGACAGGAGGGAACTAGAACATCCAAATCGAGAgggagatgttaaaaaaacaaaacagacaaacaaaaaaaaaccccaggccCCATAgaggagattctgattcagccaATGACTACTTGGAAATCACTTTTCTAGAGCAACCTGAGgcaccttttaaaaagtaaacaataaagGGGCATCCTAGGATCTGACAACACATCCCCTgcatctcttcctctttcctcatAATCTCCCAAATCGgtctttttccccctaaaatattttaaaattcagcctAGACTCAATCTATTCTAATCCTCAAACTCAGGAAAAGCAGCCCCTTATTTTGCTGGGATTGCAGTGaaaaaattccaggaaaaaaaagtcagtgagCCTTTCAATATCACCTTGGGAGAGAAGAAGAATTCTAGAGAAATATGTTAGTAGTAAATAAtcttttatagatattttatcaATCTGGCAATAATATTCTAAGATTAAAATAAAGGAGGCAATATGGAGGAAGCACAGACAAAAGTAAACTCCCATTACACAGGGTAGAGTTCTAAGCCAGACTTCTAAACAGAGTTAGAGATGCCAATATGTTACCAATGGATCAAAACAAAATTCAGACAGAATAGGTTCAACTCAGTTAAGTTGTAAATGTCATTAGCTGAACTGCATGTGGTTCAAACACGGCTTCTACCACATATAATACACAGGCCATATGTATCCTTAGGCCTTGCCAGTGTTATAGCACCTCTTTCAAACAGGTGGCCCAATTCAGTGCTTCTCCAGGAAGTGCATATGCCACATACATCACTACACAATTGTGCTAAAGATGCGGATTTAAATACAATGCCTAAGAATAAGTCTTCTCTCAGCACCTAGTAGTACACTGCTTATGTACATGGCCAGAAAGTACTCAACAAAAGGAGAGTTGTTAAAACTTTTCAGTGGGATATCAGAGGTCAAAAATGGTGGTTCACAGATATGCGTTCTGGTCTTTGTAGAGAGCATATGGTTGTATCCATAACTGCCTGCCCCTCCTCAAGAAAACACATGGTTTGGATAGGACTGACCCCCACTTCCAGATCCTATTCCCCTTGCCACAGGGATCAACTGAGGGAACCTAGATCTAAACCAATCGGTGCATTCTTGGCCACACAGTTCAGAGGAATTTCAAAGAACTTGTGGGATGGTAGCGGGTGATGCTCATTGCTACTGCCAGTCACCCTTCAACCACAAGGGAAGCTAAGCTTGAAATGTCAAACAGTGTGGAGAGCAGGGCAGAGCAGAGAGCGATGGGGTCCTTAATCTAACCATTGGGCTGGCTGCTGGATCAAACTACCTTCAAAGACATCCTACACCATGGGCATTCCAggtacataagtaaataaatctcctttattgtttaaaaacagGCAATCTAAAAGTCAAGAGACATTACATTAAAATCTAGATCTCttgcttttcttgaaaaatcagaaaatagcgCTGGTCAGCCCTTATTCACACATGCCTCTAGTCAGCTGGAGCTGAGTAGCCACCACTTCTTTTAGAAGGACGTTCACTAGTTTGCCAAGTAGTCAACGCTCGTACCACGTATGGACATTATTTACAACACTGGCTCTCTTTACTCATTTACATTACCCTACAGCCATTTGAGTTTGCTGATCCCCTGATATACTCATtgaattaattcaacaaatatacaGTGAGCATCTGTTATGTATCAGACACCAGGGAATACgttaagaacaaaacaaagtccctgccaTCAAGGATCTTCCACTCTAGTCAGTATCCTGTGAAGCCAAGCAAAACAGGCAACttatagaaaaatttttataGCTAAATGTAGTCTTCCTCACCATTTCAGTTTATCATTGGCTCCTGATGAAAAGGTTGAACTTTTAATGACTTCACCCATTTCCTCCCGGCAAAAGCTAAAGTTATTGATGGTCCACATGTAGGAGAATTTCACTACTTTGATCTGTTGATAGAAAACCAGGAAGCAATTAAACAGATAGTGGGCAACCTGTAAAACAAGGCTGGAGATCAGATaattttccccctccctccctctgcataATCCCATAGGAAGACAGCACTGTTTGGCCAGCATGGAGGCTCAGCCTTTTCTGTCTCTCATCTACATTTTAAGAAATCTCACGGTGACCAACTGCTTTCATAACTTTTCTCAGCTTCTGAGAAACACTAGACGGAAAGTGAGAAAAACATGGGACAAGGTTGGGAAAGCAGGTGATTAAACCACACCTAAAATGAACCTCTGCTCAGAGCAGTTGTTTGATGATTTAGATGTTGATACCACTGCCTGGGGTCGCAATCTCAAACCTGGTTTCCCCCTAAAGTGCCCAACAGAGGAATACACTTCCATCAAGGTGG
The genomic region above belongs to Phocoena phocoena chromosome 19, mPhoPho1.1, whole genome shotgun sequence and contains:
- the SPOP gene encoding speckle-type POZ protein — encoded protein: MSRVPSPPPPAEMSSGPVAESWCYTQIKVVKFSYMWTINNFSFCREEMGEVIKSSTFSSGANDKLKWCLRVNPKGLDEESKDYLSLYLLLVSCPKSEVRAKFKFSILNAKGEETKAMESQRAYRFVQGKDWGFKKFIRRDFLLDEANGLLPDDKLTLFCEVSVVQDSVNISGQNTMNMVKVPECRLADELGGLWENSRFTDCCLCVAGQEFQAHKAILAARSPVFSAMFEHEMEESKKNRVEINDVEPEVFKEMMCFIYTGKAPNLDKMADDLLAAADKYALERLKVMCEDALCSNLSVENAAEILILADLHSADQLKTQAVDFINYHASDVLETSGWKSMVVSHPHLVAEAYRSLASAQCPFLGPPRKRLKQS